From a single Hippoglossus stenolepis isolate QCI-W04-F060 chromosome 2, HSTE1.2, whole genome shotgun sequence genomic region:
- the naf1 gene encoding H/ACA ribonucleoprotein complex non-core subunit NAF1, translated as MDEKPVNVCPGGQMLPDPGGQMLPDPGGQMLPDPGEQMVTGPGEQMVPGPGEQMVPGPGEQMVPGPGEQMVPGPGEPMVPPHQEQEEMEVTVTTQLENLIVTADPADLSSNTPTLPEEKTDSTAAAALSVNSVCKTEDSDEDDDDSDDSDSDSSTSSSSSSSSSSSSSPSAPVLEDDDEGFSQPPPIKTRDEVLLEELPAVEEVCVSLPEDAELQPVGTVSSILQQLVIVQSLRDTPALTDDSIIFTSDRMAVGKVFEVFGPVSSPLYVLRLNSVEQVNSKGLKEGLTVYYAPAIKEYTGYVLTRQLTLFKGSDASWKNDQEPPQEALDFSDDEKEKESKRKGKNRKRRDNNNTDNPVQGTQNTVQQQHQHQPAPAAPAATPAAPAAATA; from the exons ATGGATGAAAAACCAGTTAACGTCTGTCCTGGTGGACAGATGTTACCTGATCCTGGTGGACAGATGTTACCTGATCCTGGTGGACAGATGTTACCTGATCCTGGTGAACAGATGGTAACTGGTCCCGGTGAACAGATGGTACCTGGTCCCGGTGAACAGATGGTACCTGGTCCCGGTGAACAGATGGTACCTGGTCCTGGTGAACAAATGGTACCTGGTCCTGGTGAACCGATGGTACCACCACACCAGGAGCAGGAAGAGATGGAGGTTACTGTGACAACACAACTAGAGAATCTGATTGTGACTGCTGACCCTGCAGACCTGTCATCAAATACACCAACACTTCCAGAGGAAAAAACtgactccacagcagcagctgcactttctgtaaacagtgtgtgtaagacagaggacagtgatgaagatgatgatgactcAGATGATTCAGACAG CGACAGCTCTACCTCCTcatcgtcctcttcctcctcttcctcctcttcttctccttctgcccCTGTACTTGAGGATGACGATGAGGGTTTCAGCCAACCACCTCCCATTAAAACCAGAGACGAAGTCTTGCTCGAG gagctGCCGGCAGTAGAGGAAGTGTGTGTATCATTACCAGAGGATGCAGAACTGCAGCCTGTAGGAACAGTCTCCAGCATTTTACAGCAGcttg tgatCGTCCAGTCTCTGAGAGACACACCTGCTCTAACTGATGACAGCATCATCTTTACGTCTGATAGGATGGCTGTTGGCAAG GTGTTTGAGGTGTTTGGTCCAGTCTCCAGTCCACTGTATGTTCTACGGTTGAACTCAGTGGAGCAGGTAAACAGCAAGGGGCTGAAGGAGGGACTGACTGTTTATTATGCACCAGCCATCAAAGAATACACAGGATACGTCCTTACAAGGCAGCTTACTCT TTTTAAGGGTTCTGATGCATCTTGGAAGAATGATCAAGAACCACCACAAGAG gcTTTAGACTTCAGTGATgatgagaaagagaaggagtcaaagaggaaagggaaaaacagaaagaggcGGGATAATAACAATACAG ATAATCCTGTCCAAGGTACCCAGAACaccgtgcagcagcagcaccagcaccagccagcaccagcagcaccagcagcaacaccagcagcaccagcagcagcaaccgCGTGA